CCATGGCCGCGCTTGGTAACGTAGGCCGCGCGCTTTTCCGGGTTCTCGACGATCGAGGCCCAGGCGGCAACGGGTGTCATCGTCGCGCGTGCCGCACGCCATAGCCGCATGAGGCGCGAGCGGACCAGCGGGTATTTCACTCGGTTTCCGGAATAGAGATACCAACTGTAAGACGCACCGCGCGAACAGCCGCGCGGCTCGTGGTTGGGCAACTCGGGACGCGTGCGCGGATAGTCCGTCTGCTGGGTTTCCCAGGTGACGATGCCGCCTTTGACGTAAATCTTCCACGAGCACGAGCCCGTACAGTTTGCGCCATGCGTGGAGCGAACGATCTTGTCGTGCTGCCAACGCTTGCGATAGCCGTCTTCCCAACGGCGATCTTCGTTGGTCGCGATGCCATGGCCGTCGGAGAACGGTGCGTTGACCTTGGTGAAGTATGTCAGGCGGTCGAGAAAGTGGCTCATGTTTGCATACCTCGATTGTCGGTCGGGATCACTTCGCGGGCGCGGCGAGGGGAAGCGTGCGGCTGCCGCGTTCGATGTCGTGCAGCAGGCCGCCGCGACGCGTGTAGAACCACCAGGTGGCCAGCACGCACGTCACGTAAAAACCGAGGAACCCGTAAAGTGCTGTTTCGGCGCCGCCGGTCATGGCGATCGACGTGCCGAAGCTCTTCGGGATGAAGAAGGCGCCGTAGGCGGCGACGGCCGAGGTGAAGCCAATAATGGCCGCCGCCTCTTTGTCGGACTGCTTCACGCGCTCCGCCGCATTCAAGCCGGGCTCCAGTCGCGCCGTTTCCTTGCGCACGATCGCCGGGATCATCTGGAAGGTGGAAGCGTTGCCGATTCCGGTTGCCGCGAACAAAAACAGGAAGCTTGCGAAGAAGATCGGGAAGGAAGACGGGTCGCCCTTCATGCCGATGGCCGCGAGGATGCCGACGACCCCAGCCGACATTGCGATGAAAACCCAGAAGGTAATCCGGCCGCCGCCGATCCGGTCGCACGCTTTGCCGGCCGCTGCGCGCGACAACGCCCCCACCAATGGCCCGAGAAAGGCGTATTGCAGCGCGTTCACGTCCGGGTACAGGATGCGCGACAGCAGCGGAAAAGCCGCCGAAAAGCCAATGAAGGAACCGAACGTGCCGGTATAGAGCCAGCACATGATCCAGTTGTGCGTACGGCGGAAAATCACCGCCTGATCCGCAAACGAAGCCTTCATGGTCGCGATGTCGTTCATTCCGAACCACGCCGCGAAAGCGGAAGCGACGATGAAGGGCACGAACACGTAGCCCGCATTCTGCAGCCAGAGCGTAGCGGTTACGCCTGCTACCGTGGCGGTCTGCGGCGCGCCGCCGAGCCAGCCGAACATGCCTGCGGTGATCGCCAGCGGCACCACGAACTGCACGACGCTGACACCCAGATTGCCCAGCCCTGCATTGATCGCCAGCGCGTTGCCCTTTTCGTTCTTGGGGAAAAAGAACGAAATGTTGGCCATCGACGACGCGAAGTTGCCGCCGCCGAGTCCGCACAGGAGCGCCAGCGCAAGAAATATCCAGTAGGGCGTCGTCGGCTCCTGGACAGCGAATCCCATACCGAGTGCTGGAACCAGCAACGACCAGGTGGCCAGCGTCGTCCATAATCGACCGCCGAAAATGGCAGGCATAAAGCTGTAGGCGATGCGCAGCGTGGCACCCGACAGGCCGGGCAGTGCTGCGAGCCAAAACAACTGATCATTGGCGAATGCGAAACCGACGCTTGGCAGCTTGGCCACCACGACGGACCACACCATCCACACGGAGAACGACAGTAACAAACAGGGCACGGATATCCACAGATTGCGATTCGCGATCGCGCGGCCGCCAGCGTCCCAAAATTCCTTGTCCTCGGGCCGCCAATCCTGGATCGGACCGGTGGCGGCAAGCGCGCCCTGTTGCGACGTACCGTGGATCGGCTGCATCTCGGGCAGCTCCGGCAGGCTGCGCACGGCGATGCCCTGCTCGGCCGCCTGTCGTTCCATTTGGCGGATCGAAACATGCATCCAAAAAAGCGAAACCGCGACGATCACGAACAGCAGCCAGAAGCAGCTTTGCCATACGCCCGTCAGATCGTTGAGCGCGCCGAACGCGATCGGCAGCACAAAACCACCAAGGCCGCCGACAAGCCCGACGATGCCGCCCACCGCGCCCACGCGATCGGGGTAGTACACCGGGATATGCTTGAAGACGGCCGCCTTGCCGAGGCTCATGAAAAATCCGAGCGTGAAGGTCGTGACCATGAAGCCGACGAGCCCCATCGACATACTGAACGTGACGGGTCCGCGGATTCCTTGCACCACATAGTCGGTCGGCGGATAGGAGAGGACGAACACGCAGACGACCGAAACCATGAAAGTCCAGTACATGACGCGGCGCGCACCGAACTTGTCGGAAAGGTGGCCGCCATACGCGCGGAAAATCGACGCCGGAATGGAATAAGCCGCACCCACCATGCCGGCCGCCACGATATCCAAGCCGTAAACGCCAATCAGATAGCGCGGCAGCCACAGCGCCAGCGCCACGAAGGCGCCGAACACGAAGAAGTAATAGAGCGAGAAGCGCCAGACCTGGATGCTTTTGAGCGGCTCCAACATGGCCGACAGCGCCTCGGGCTTCGCACCAGTAGCACGGCGACGCGCCAAGTCTGGATCGTCTTTGGTGAACAGGAAAAACACGACAGCCATTGCCAGCAGGGCTGCCGCCCAGATCTGCGCCACTGTTTGCCAACCGTAAGCCACCATGATCATGGGTGCCGCAAACTTGGTGACCGCTGCCCCTACGTTGCCGGCACCGAAGATGCCAAGGGCCGTACCCTGTTTTTCCTTTGGATACCACTTGGCGACATAAGCCACACCGACTGAAAACGAGCCGCCCGCAATGCCGACGCCCAGTGCGGCAAGCAAAAAGGTTGGATAGTCGTAGGCAAAGGTCAAAAGCGCCGTCATCACGGCGGCTGAGAGCATTGTGACGGTGAAGACCATCCGGCCGCCATACTGGTCCGACCAGATGCCCAAGATCAGGCGGATCAACGAACCGGTAAGGATGGGCGTGCCGACCAGAAGGCCGAATTGGGTTTCGCTCAACCCCAAATCGCGTTTTATCTGCACGCCGATGATCGCGAAAATCGTCCAAACGGCGAAGCAAACAGTGAAAGCAACGGTCGAAAGCCACAGCGCTCTGCTCTGGTCAGCGCCGCTTTGGACCGGTAACGATTTGCTGGCGCTGGACATTCGGTCCCTCTTGAAAAAATACGTAGCGTCCGGAAGAGCTGCAATCGAGCGCCGAATGCGCACGTGACGAATTGATCGAAGTCAATCCGGCGTGCATTGCCCAACGATTCAAGATAGGCACGCACGGACGGCAATCCCGATTTCGTTGCATGTCAGGCGGTATCAGCAGCGAAACAGGCAATCGACTTGACAAAGGTCAAGGCAGACGCCGGTAGATTTGCTAAGGTGCTGGTAGCGAGGTATGCCATGCGAAGCCAAGACATCGAGGAAATGCGGCGACTCCCGCTGTTGCAATCTGCGGATATCGGCCAGATCGACGCGTTGTTGCGCGGCGCCTTCCTGCAGCGCTTCCCGGCGCATGTGGAGCTTGCACGCGACGGTGATCCGGCGGACTTCCTGCACATTGTCATAGAGGGATCGGTCCAGATGTTTTCCGGCCATCGCGGCCGCGAAACCACGCTTAGCATCTCCGGTCCAGGGCAGAATTTCGTGCTGGCCGCAGTCATGCTCGATCGTCCCTACTTACAGTCGGCGCGGGCGTTGACGGCTTCGCGTATTCTGTTGATACCAGCCGATGCCGTGCGCGAGGCATTTGCAGCGGATACCGGCCTTGCGCGGCTATTCGTCGAAGATCTTGCCGTTGCCTATCGCGGCGTCGTCAAAGAGTTGAAAAACCAAAAGCTGCGTACCGGAATGGAACGCTTGGCCAATTGGCTACTTGCCCACGATGCTGCGAACGGCGCGCATGGTCATTTTGAATTCCCGTTCGACAAAAAAGTGCTGGCCGCGCGGCTCGGCATGGCGCCGGAAGTTCTCTCGCGTGCCTTTGCCGCACTCGGCGCCTACCACGTCGTCGTTGACGGGCCGTCGGTAGCCATCAACGACATTGCCGCTTTGCGAAAGCTTGCGCATCCTTGCCTCGGCATCGATGGTGCAGAGAGCTAGCATGGGCATAGCGCTGACAACGAATGATTGGGCAACATTACGTACTTGTGCGATCTTACGCGACCTTTCGGCTGCCGATTTGATGGCACTGCTCGACGAGCGCAGCGTACGCGCGGTCGATCGCGGCCAAGTGCTATTCCGTCAAGGCGATCCGGCACAGGCGTTTTTCCTCGTGCTCGAGGGCCAGTTCAAACTCTGCCGAATTAACCCCGGCGGCGACGAGGCAATCGTGCACATTTACGGCGTTGGCGAAAGTTTTGCCGAAGCAGCGATGTTTCTGGGCGGGCGTTATCCTGTCGCTGCCGAAGCGGTGACCGCATCGCGCATATTGCGGATTGAGAGCGCCGCGCTGCGTCGCAATGTCGCCGAGAGGCCGGAAGTTGCGTTTGCCATGATGGCTTCGATGTCGCGCCATCTGAAGGTTTTGGTCGATCAGATTGAGCGGATGAAACTACTGTCGGCCGATCAACGCGTGGCCGAGTTTTTGCTCGATCTGTGCGGCGAGCGAACGGGCGCGGTGACGCTCGTATTGCCGCATGAGAAAAAGTTGATCGCCAGCCGCCTTGGCATGAAGCCAGCGACGTTCTCTCGCGCGATCGCTCGAATGAGAGAGCTTGGCGTCGAGGTGACGGGCAACGAGACGCAGATAAGAGATACGGCAAAGGTGTTGGCATTCGTCAATCGGGCGAACGAGGATTGAATCGTTTCATCCTCTGTCTCGGACGCCTCCTGCATCGGGCAGGCACCTGTCGATACCGGTAGGAGCGGGCATCGGCTCGATCCGGCTCTCTATTGTGTTGCAGCAAGCGAACACCAGCAGTCCAGTCTCCACTGGACTGGTTCAAAACCGTGCAGGCTACTCTGCAATATTGATCGAAAAGGCGGCGTCCGCGAACACGGCAGACAAGACTAAAGCGAGCTGGTCCCGAGCATGATCGAGAAACCTCGTATCCAATAGAGATGGGCTTGATTTTCTAGCGTTAGTGATTAGGCGGATCGCCAAAAAAAGCGATACTCTCAATGTGCTAAGCGATCCCGATACAGGGGATGAGTTGCTTGATGCAGATCAATGCACGGTCATACGAATTTAAATAGCCTCTATCTGAGGCAGTTTCTTGCAGGCGCTCGTGTCGCTAGCCCGCCATTCTCAGAAACTGACGATACTCAAAGATCTTCCCAAGGTACCTGAACATGTCGATCCAATCATCCGACAGGACGAGGTATTCATCAGCACGTCCGCGCTGGGTGCTATTTGTGGCCCCAGCTGCGGTTTTGTTTGGTGCTCTCACCGTGTTTTCTGGCGGTCGCGCACTTTTTGGTGACGATACTGCACGAGCAGCAGTCGGCAACGCAGTCGAGTTCGTTCTCTGGTCCAACTTTATCGCTGGCTTCGGTTACATAGTTGCGGGGATCGGCCTGTTTTTGTGGCGCCGGTGGGCGGCCCCGCTTGCAGCCTTCATCGCTATCACGACACTCGCGACCTTCGCCGCGTTCGGCGGACATGTCGTCTTCGGCGGCGCTTTCGAAATGCGGACCGTCGGCGCGATGGTGTTGAGGAGCGTTACCTGGATCGCCATAGCGTTTGCCGCGTATAGGTCGCTGGTATGCCAAGTCCTAGATCGATCGGGATTGGTCCGATGACGCCGACCCAGGGCACCGAAACGCGGCCACGCCAGTTGTCTGGTTTCTTTCGTAGGCCATGGGTGAGAACATCTCTGTCGGCGATCGCGTTCCTCGCCGTGACCGCAGCAGCCGTAGCCGTATACTCGAACCGCCCAGTTTCCGTTGTGGTCGCGACGACAGAGCAGAATGTGCCGATTCGAGTTTTTGGCCTTGGTACGGTCGAAGCCCGCGTGCTCTCGAAGGTCGGGTTTGAGGTCGGTGCCACGCTTGTCGAGCTCAATGCCGACCATGGCGACCGCGTCTCCAAAGGCCATGTTCTAGCCCGTCTGGCCGTCGGCGAACAGGATGCGAAGGTCGCCAAGGCGCGCGCGGCCGTGGCTGCTGCCGCGACCGGCATCGTCAGAGGGGAAGCACTCCTCGAAAAGGCTCGGGCAGTCCAGTCGCAGAGACAGTCCGCCAACCGGCGCAAACAGGCCCTAGTCGGCCGCGACATCGTCTCCCAGCAGGTCGCTGACGAAGCCACGACCGACGAAGCGGTCGCGAGGGCCGATGTTGCCGTCGCGCGCAGCGACCTTGAGACCGCCAGATCCCAGTTGGCCGACGTGCAGGCCCAGCTCCAGTTCGAGGAAGCGATGCTCCGTCATCGAACCCTTGTCGCGCCGTTCGACGCGCTTGTCATTGACCGCCACAAGGAGCTGGGCACCGTGATCAAACTTGGCGATCCGGTTTTCACGCTGATTGCTGCCGACAGCTATTGGGGGCTTGCCTATATCGACGAGGCCCGTGCGGGCTTCATCGAGGAAGGCCAGACGGTCGATGCTCATCTGCGTTCCCGCCCGCAGGATGCCTTCACGGGCCAGGTCGTGCGCATTGGTCTGGAGAGCGACCGCGCGAGCGAGGAACGGCGCGTCTATATCAAGGGAGACAATCCGCCGGCTCGCATCTTTCTCGGCGAGCAGGCCGAATTCTGGATCAGCGTTGCCCGGCTCGAAACGGCGCTGCTTGTTCCGGAATCGGCTGTGCAGGGTTTCGACGGCCGGGCAGGCCGAGTTTGGACGGTCGAAGCCGGACGCCTTCACCGTCGCCCGGTACGCTTCCGCCACCGTACCGAGGACGCACGACTGGAGATCGTCGATGGACTGCCGACCGACGCGCGCGTCGTCACGCGCCTGAAGAGCGACCTTCGCGAAGGCCGGCGGGCGACGATGGTCGAGGCCGGGCGCGAATGAACCTCGCTTATCGCGACATTCGGCACAATCTAGGTCGGTTCCTGCTGACCTGTGTCGGGCTCGGGCTTCTGCTCGGAGTCGTCATGGCGATGATCGGGATCTATCGCGGACTGGTCGTCGAATCTCTGGCAATTGCTCGCGCGCCGGCGATCGATTTGTGGGTCGTCGAGGCGAATACGCGCGGTCCGTTCGCGGAAGCATCGCGTATTCCCGGCGACGTCCGTGAAGCAGTTGCCCGCATCTCCGGCGTCGCTGCAGTCGGCGGGATCACCTACCAGACGGTCGAAGCCGAGCATCGTGGCGACAAGTTGCGAGTCTACGTTATCGGATACGAGCCGACCCGGCCGGGCGGTCCGCCAGAGATCGTCGAGGGCCGCGCCATCGCCCGCAATCGTCATGAAATGGTCGTCGACCGAAGCGCCAACGTCGAGGCGGGCGACCGAATCAAGCTTGGCAGGAACCTCTTCACGGTCGTCGGGACTACAAGCCAACAGGTCAATGCTGCCGGTGATCCGGCCGTCTACATCACGCTCGACGACGCCCAAAAACTGCAGTTCGAACTTTCTCCGTCCGCCCAGCGCGTGCAGTCGGCTCGCGGGGTCGGTGCCGCGAATCCGGATACCGTCAATGCCGTCGTCGCCCGGCTGAAGCCCGCCGCGTCAGCCGAAGCCGTCGCTGATGTGATCCGTCGATGGAAGCACCTGTCGGCGATAACGCAGGAAGCGCAGGAAGCCATCCTTTCGAGATCGCTGGTCGACCGTGCGCGGCGCCAGATTGGCCTCTTCACGTCGCTGCTGCTCGCCGTCTCCACCGTGATCATCGCGCTCATCATCTACACGATGACAATTGAGAAGCTGAAACCGATCGCGACCCTCAAGCTGATCGGCGCGTCCGATCGGACCATCGTAGGCATGATCGTGCAGCAGGCCTTGGCACTAGGCTTTATCGGATTCGCGTCCGGTACCGTCCTCATCGTCGCCATCAAGGATCAGTTCCCACGTCGCGTCGTCGTTGAACCTGATAACGTCCTCGCTCTGGGGCTGATGGTATTTGTGGTCTGCCTATTGGCGAGTGGACTTGGCGTGCGCGTCGCTCTCAGGGTGGACCCGGCTACGGCGCTCGGAGGGTGAATTGACGCTCGAGACAGGCGAAACGGCGCTCGTGCAGGTTCGCGGCATCTCCAAGCACTTTGGCGAGGGTACAAATCGCGTCGATGCGCTGAGGGACGTCTCCCTCGACGTCCACCCCCGGCAACTTGTCGCGCTGCTCGGCCCCTCGGGCTCGGGAAAATCGACGCTACTCAATGTGATCGGCTGCATTGTTACCCCGTCGTCCGGCGACATGGACATCGATGGCGAACCGATCGTCCGGAACGGACGATGGCAGCGCGGCGATCTCCGCCGCCTTCGGCTCGACAAGATCGGCTTCATCTTCCAGTCCCACAATCTGTTGCCCTTCCTGAACGCCACCGACAACGTCGCAATCGTTCTGCAACTGGCCGGATCTGGGCCGGTGGACGCGCGCCGACGGGCGGTCGATCTCCTCGACTATCTGGAGGTTGGTCACCGCAAGGACGCGATGCCGGCGAGCCTTTCAGGTGGCGAGGGGCAGCGAGTTGCCATCGCGCGCGCGCTTGCGAACCGGCCTCGCATAATCCTTGCCGACGAACCGACAGCGGCTCTCGACTCGAATCGGGCGCAGATCGTGATGGACCTGCTGCGCAAGCTCGCGATCGAGCAGGATGCAGCAATCGTTGCCGTGACGCATGACGAGAAGATATTCGATCGCTTTGACAAGATTCATCAATTGCGCGACGGTCGGCTGTCGCCTGACAACTGACCGAAGAGTTGACTCGGTTTGTTTGAATAGTTTTTCGGGTTCTATAAGTGGAGCGGCTGTCAGTTGAAGTACGCCCGATCCGGCGGCCGCAGGCCAAGGCTCGAGTGTCCCCACCGTGTGACGGGCGCTCGATGGCCCCGCTTAGCGACCGACAGGGACGAAACATCAGGTTCGCCTGAACCAGCGCTTCCTGGAATAACCCGTAGTTCGCTGGCGCCAAGCTAGAAGCGAGGCTTTTCAACGTCTTGCACCGATTCGGTCGCTGTCCAAAGGTTCTCACCTACATCCACTATGGCACGCCAACGGCGACGAAAGTGAGAACCTATCCGGCCTACGCGCGTTGCAATCGGCCATTGATGGGCACAGAAGGCAGTCCCAATACTGCCCAGCTTCGCCCGCTACGGCACGC
Above is a genomic segment from Magnetospirillum sp. containing:
- a CDS encoding MFS transporter, producing the protein MSSASKSLPVQSGADQSRALWLSTVAFTVCFAVWTIFAIIGVQIKRDLGLSETQFGLLVGTPILTGSLIRLILGIWSDQYGGRMVFTVTMLSAAVMTALLTFAYDYPTFLLAALGVGIAGGSFSVGVAYVAKWYPKEKQGTALGIFGAGNVGAAVTKFAAPMIMVAYGWQTVAQIWAAALLAMAVVFFLFTKDDPDLARRRATGAKPEALSAMLEPLKSIQVWRFSLYYFFVFGAFVALALWLPRYLIGVYGLDIVAAGMVGAAYSIPASIFRAYGGHLSDKFGARRVMYWTFMVSVVCVFVLSYPPTDYVVQGIRGPVTFSMSMGLVGFMVTTFTLGFFMSLGKAAVFKHIPVYYPDRVGAVGGIVGLVGGLGGFVLPIAFGALNDLTGVWQSCFWLLFVIVAVSLFWMHVSIRQMERQAAEQGIAVRSLPELPEMQPIHGTSQQGALAATGPIQDWRPEDKEFWDAGGRAIANRNLWISVPCLLLSFSVWMVWSVVVAKLPSVGFAFANDQLFWLAALPGLSGATLRIAYSFMPAIFGGRLWTTLATWSLLVPALGMGFAVQEPTTPYWIFLALALLCGLGGGNFASSMANISFFFPKNEKGNALAINAGLGNLGVSVVQFVVPLAITAGMFGWLGGAPQTATVAGVTATLWLQNAGYVFVPFIVASAFAAWFGMNDIATMKASFADQAVIFRRTHNWIMCWLYTGTFGSFIGFSAAFPLLSRILYPDVNALQYAFLGPLVGALSRAAAGKACDRIGGGRITFWVFIAMSAGVVGILAAIGMKGDPSSFPIFFASFLFLFAATGIGNASTFQMIPAIVRKETARLEPGLNAAERVKQSDKEAAAIIGFTSAVAAYGAFFIPKSFGTSIAMTGGAETALYGFLGFYVTCVLATWWFYTRRGGLLHDIERGSRTLPLAAPAK
- a CDS encoding ABC transporter permease encodes the protein MNLAYRDIRHNLGRFLLTCVGLGLLLGVVMAMIGIYRGLVVESLAIARAPAIDLWVVEANTRGPFAEASRIPGDVREAVARISGVAAVGGITYQTVEAEHRGDKLRVYVIGYEPTRPGGPPEIVEGRAIARNRHEMVVDRSANVEAGDRIKLGRNLFTVVGTTSQQVNAAGDPAVYITLDDAQKLQFELSPSAQRVQSARGVGAANPDTVNAVVARLKPAASAEAVADVIRRWKHLSAITQEAQEAILSRSLVDRARRQIGLFTSLLLAVSTVIIALIIYTMTIEKLKPIATLKLIGASDRTIVGMIVQQALALGFIGFASGTVLIVAIKDQFPRRVVVEPDNVLALGLMVFVVCLLASGLGVRVALRVDPATALGG
- a CDS encoding ABC transporter ATP-binding protein gives rise to the protein MTLETGETALVQVRGISKHFGEGTNRVDALRDVSLDVHPRQLVALLGPSGSGKSTLLNVIGCIVTPSSGDMDIDGEPIVRNGRWQRGDLRRLRLDKIGFIFQSHNLLPFLNATDNVAIVLQLAGSGPVDARRRAVDLLDYLEVGHRKDAMPASLSGGEGQRVAIARALANRPRIILADEPTAALDSNRAQIVMDLLRKLAIEQDAAIVAVTHDEKIFDRFDKIHQLRDGRLSPDN
- a CDS encoding cyclic nucleotide-binding domain-containing protein encodes the protein MRSQDIEEMRRLPLLQSADIGQIDALLRGAFLQRFPAHVELARDGDPADFLHIVIEGSVQMFSGHRGRETTLSISGPGQNFVLAAVMLDRPYLQSARALTASRILLIPADAVREAFAADTGLARLFVEDLAVAYRGVVKELKNQKLRTGMERLANWLLAHDAANGAHGHFEFPFDKKVLAARLGMAPEVLSRAFAALGAYHVVVDGPSVAINDIAALRKLAHPCLGIDGAES
- a CDS encoding Crp/Fnr family transcriptional regulator encodes the protein MGIALTTNDWATLRTCAILRDLSAADLMALLDERSVRAVDRGQVLFRQGDPAQAFFLVLEGQFKLCRINPGGDEAIVHIYGVGESFAEAAMFLGGRYPVAAEAVTASRILRIESAALRRNVAERPEVAFAMMASMSRHLKVLVDQIERMKLLSADQRVAEFLLDLCGERTGAVTLVLPHEKKLIASRLGMKPATFSRAIARMRELGVEVTGNETQIRDTAKVLAFVNRANED
- a CDS encoding efflux RND transporter periplasmic adaptor subunit, which produces MTPTQGTETRPRQLSGFFRRPWVRTSLSAIAFLAVTAAAVAVYSNRPVSVVVATTEQNVPIRVFGLGTVEARVLSKVGFEVGATLVELNADHGDRVSKGHVLARLAVGEQDAKVAKARAAVAAAATGIVRGEALLEKARAVQSQRQSANRRKQALVGRDIVSQQVADEATTDEAVARADVAVARSDLETARSQLADVQAQLQFEEAMLRHRTLVAPFDALVIDRHKELGTVIKLGDPVFTLIAADSYWGLAYIDEARAGFIEEGQTVDAHLRSRPQDAFTGQVVRIGLESDRASEERRVYIKGDNPPARIFLGEQAEFWISVARLETALLVPESAVQGFDGRAGRVWTVEAGRLHRRPVRFRHRTEDARLEIVDGLPTDARVVTRLKSDLREGRRATMVEAGRE